From one Triticum aestivum cultivar Chinese Spring chromosome 4B, IWGSC CS RefSeq v2.1, whole genome shotgun sequence genomic stretch:
- the LOC123093675 gene encoding DNA (cytosine-5)-methyltransferase DRM2 gives MAGWTSDSGDSDKFECDSDGEAGPSSAPAMRNFDAPGPSTLGSNGWINGEVPPTSLIERYVVMGFPKEMVTKSIKEIGHGDADALLELLLTYKALDDDDAVGNNHSTSGCILPVVENDDDLDFENWDGDDDAGGRESSSDDSGYEDFMREMSERDEKINSLVNMFFSEDEANRAIIRCGADVDIFVLVDSIGASQVAEDCHSRNLSDNQVTDRCFNSFGGRKKAILMEESRKKRKRYRGGGQGNRPSLDGSDEESTPLPNPMVGFNLPGYRGPSVTRMLSKLDTGPPFFYYENVARAPKGEWAKISRNLFDIQPEFVDSLHLCAAARKRGYIHNLPIENRSPLLPLPPKTIFEAFPHYKKWWPSWDTRTHLNCLQTCVASAKLTERIQRALVSSSNPPPKSVQKYVMDECKKWNLVWVGKNKVAPLEPHEMELLLGFPKDHTRGVGKTQRYKSLGNSFQVDTVAYHLSVLRRMFPNGVRVLSLFTSIGGGEVALHKLGIHMRVVVSVEIGEANRRILRGWWDQTQTGALIEIPDVKSLTDERVASFVSRFGGFDLVIGGSPCNNLAGSNRHHRDGLEGKHSALFYDYVRILNFVNSAMGGRRL, from the exons GGCTGGACTAGTGATAGTGGTGACAGTGACAAGTTTGAGTGTGACAGTGATGGCGAGGCTGGGCCCTCATCAGCTCCAGCTATGAGGAACTTCGATGCTCCTGGACCATCCACGCTC GGTTCCAATGGGTGGATCAACGGGGAAGTGCCGCCTACATCTTTGATCGAGAGATATGTGGTAATGGGCTTCCCCAAAGAGATGGTCACGAAGAGTATTAAGGAGATTG GACATGGTGATGCAGATGCACTGCTCGAGCTACTTCTCACGTATAAG GCACTAGATGACGATGATGCAGTGGGTAATAATCACTCTACTTCTGGCTGCATCCTTCCTGTTGTTGAAAATGACGATGATCTTGATTTTGAGAACTGGGATGGCGATGATGATGCCGGTGGTAGAGAGTCAAGTTCTGATGATTCTGGCTATGAG GATTTTATGCGAGAGATGTCAGAGAGGGATGAGAAGAtcaactcattagtaaacatgttcttttctgaagatgaagcaaataGGGCTATTATAAGATGTG GTGCGGATGTTGATATCTTTGTATTAGTTGATTCAATTGGAGCATCACAGGTCGCAGAAGATTGTCATTCTAGAAACTTGTCTGACAATCAG GTTACAGATAGATGCTTCAACTCCTTTGGAGGCAGAAAGAAAGCAATATTGATGGAAGAGAGCAGGAAAAAGAGGAAGAGGTACAGGGGTGGAGGACAAGGCAATCGACCTTCCTTGGATGGCAGCGATGAGGAATCAACGCCTCTCCCAAATCCAATGGTTGGATTTAACCTACCTGGTTACAGGGGACCATCAGTGACCCGAATGCTTTCTAAACTAGATACCGGACCACCTTTTTTCTATTATGAAAATGTGGCCCGAGCTCCAAAAGGTGAATGGGCAAAAATTTCAAGAAATCTGTTTGACATTCAGCCAGAGTTTGTGGATTCTCTTCATCTGTGTGCAGCTGCAAGGAAAAGGGGCTACATCCACAATTTGCCAATTGAGAACAGAtcgcctcttcttcctctgcccccAAAGACCATATTTGAGGCATTCCCTCATTACAAGAagtggtggccttcctgggacacgAGAACACATCTCAATTGCTTACAAACATGTGTAGCAAGTGCAAAGCTGACAGAACGGATCCAGCGTGCTCTTGTAAGCTCAAGCAATCCGCCGCCAAAAAGTGTTCAGAAATATGTCATGGACGAGTGCAAAAAATGGAATCTTGTCTGGGTTGGGAAAAACAAGGTTGCCCCCTTGGAGCCTCATGAGATGGAACTTCTACTTGGTTTCCCAAAGGACCACACAAGGGGAGTTGGCAAGACACAACGATACAAGTCTCTCGGCAACTCATTTCAAGTGGATACAGTTGCTTACCACTTGTCAGTGCTGAGGCGCATGTTTCCCAATGGTGTTCGTGTGCTGTCCTTATTCACCAGTATTGGAGGAGGAGAGGTAGCTCTGCACAAGCTTGGGATCCACATGAGGGTAGTGGTTTCTGTTGAGATAGGTGAAGCTAACAGGAGGATTTTGAGGGGTTGGTGGGATCAAACCCAGACGGGCGCGCTGATTGAGATTCCTGATGTGAAATCTCTCACAGACGAAAGAGTTGCATCATTTGTTAGTAGATTTGGTGGCTTCGACTTGGTGATTGGGGGCAGCCCATGTAACAATCTTGCCGGAAGCAACCGACACCACCGTGATGGCTTGGAGGGCAAGCACTCAGCTTTGTTCTACGACTACGTCAGAATCTTGAATTTTGTCAACTCAGCCATGGGAGGACGTAGGTTGTAG
- the LOC123093676 gene encoding uncharacterized protein: MNRIMGLGHASTIQQNQPSSQGSGISITPAMGSGLLLAAAAAAAAAAVPPAKHPSILSTTTTTTTTSTADGTTTTTQTASTAGGTTAITTTTTTTTKTTSAADGTTTTTPATTSAVATTISSLGQDQLREIFLRLPNLPALVRAALTCRSWLRAVRSSRPFRRLFRALHPAPFIGIFLETDGISIPAFIPVRRSDPDVAVALHRGDFFLTSLPAEDDASPRWNVADCRHGHVLLWDMIDEGLAVLNPITWTVDSLPMPADDDVKAETRVDFAFIGFHLLSSDENPLSFRVACICKDGSRVRAAIFSPETWDWVIHPWAELEIGGDSSLKFKAGSVVDGSIYWPCHGQRCMVRINTATMDITTMDLPAQVKVDGYNFKAAETKDGALCIVYASDDFVLHVWIDGMDGDGIQTWIPHKTISLRPEMRRVTRGLLGDLKVVQVRDGYAYLSTTSMSHVGLLCCWFFSLSLETMKLDLLIQGRYDGRGYPYFMAWPPSLVGDGGPQLESSY, from the coding sequence ATGAATCGTATCATGGGCTTGGGCCATGCGTCAACTATACAGCAGAACCAACCAAGCAGCCAGGGTTCCGGTATCTCCATCACTCCAGCAATGGGCAGTGggctgctgctggcggcggcggcggcggcggccgcggccgccgtGCCACCAGCTAAACATCCGTCGATCCTGTCCACGACCACAAcgaccaccaccacttccaccgcCGACGGAACCACCACCACAACCCAAACGGCCTCCACCGCCGGTGGCACCACTGCCatcacaaccaccaccaccaccacgaccaAAACCACCTCCGCCGCCgatggcaccaccaccaccacaccagcaACCACCTCTGCTGTCGCCACCACCATATCCTCGCTCGGCCAAGACCAGCTCCGCGAGATCTTCCTCCGCCTGCCCAACCTGCCGGCCCTCGTCCGCGCCGCGCTCACCTGCCGCTCCTGGCTCCGCGCCGTCCGCTCCTCCCGGCCCTTCCGCCGCCTCTTCCGCGCCCTCCACCCGGCGCCCTTCATCGGGATCTTCCTCGAGACCGACGGCATCTCCATCCCCGCCTTCATCCCCGTGCGCCGCTCCGACCCAGAcgtcgccgtcgccctccaccGCGGCGActtcttcctcacctccctccCCGCGGAGGACGACGCGTCCCCGAGGTGGAACGTCGCCGACTGCCGCCATGGCCACGTCCTGCTCTGGGACATGATCGATGAGGGGCTCGCCGTTCTCAACCCAATCACTTGGACCGTCGACTCCCTCCCGATGCCCGCCGACGATGATGTCAAGGCGGAGACCCGAGTCGACTTTGCCTTCATTGGCTTTCACCTCTTGTCGTCTGACGAGAACCCGCTGTCGTTCCGCGTGGCCTGCATCTGCAAGGATGGCTCTAGGGTTCGTGCCGCCATTTTCTCGCCGGAGACATGGGATTGGGTTATCCACCCGTGGGCGGAATTGGAAATCGGTGGAGACAGCAGCCTAAAGTTCAAGGCTGGTTCGGTGGTGGATGGTTCCATTTACTGGCCttgccatggccaaagatgcatggtgAGGATCAACACTGCCACCATGGATATCACCACCATGGATCTACCCGCTCAGGTGAAGGTGGATGGGTACAATTTCAAGGCTGCGGAGACCAAGGATGGCGCACTCTGCATCGTCTATGCATCTGATGATTTCGTCCTCCATGTTTGGATCGACGGTATGGATGGTGATGGGATTCAGACCTGGATACCGCACAAGACAATCTCTTTGCGTCCTGAGATGCGTCGCGTTACTAGGGGGTTGCTGGGAGACCTCAAAGTTGTGCAAGTTAGGGATGGATACGCCTACTTATCAACCACAAGCATGTCCCATGTTGGCCTACTCTGCTGCTGGTTTTTCTCCCTTTCCTTGGAGACTATGAAGCTTGACTTACTGATTCAGGGGAGGTATGATGGTCGTGGCTATCCCTACTTTATGGCCTGGCCTCCTTCTTTGGTTGGTGATGGTGGACCTCAACTTGAAAGTTCTTACTGA